The genomic stretch TTATAAAGTTTTATTAAAAGTATCAATAATCTATCTTTTTAAAATCCCTATATTGTTTGTGTTTTTTTGTAACTAAAATTATTTACTAATTTGCCAATGGTCAAAAATATCTTTAATTAAAATTTCTTTAATGAGGATTTGAGTAATAATTATTAAAGGAAAGGCTAAAAAAAGTCCTAATAAACCGAAAAAACTAGCAAAAATAACTTGTCCAATTATCACATTTGCTGGAATTAATACTACTCTATTTTTTCTGAATTTAGGAATAATTACTTTATCGATTAGATGATAGATTCCAATGTAAATTATTAAAATTATCCATGATTTCCAATCTGAATATAAAAAAGCGATCGCCATGGGAGAAATTACACTGGTAACAGAGCCAAGATAAGGAATAAATGCTAAAAAGGCGGCTAAAAAGGCTTGGGCAGAAACTAAGGGAATATGAAGAATTAATAATGTTAAAAAAGTTAGGATAAAGACGCAAAATATTTTAATAAATGTATCGGCTAACCATTCTTCTAATTCTATTTTTGTTAGCATTAAAATTTTATTAATTCTCGATCGATAAAATGCTGGAAATAGACGGACGAATCCCTCTTTATAGGGTAAAGGATCAACTAAAATCATTAAGGTCAAAGCTAGTAATAATAATCCACTTAATAAAGCACCAAAAACGCCTGATATTACTATCACACCTCTTTTCAATAAATCATTCAGTAATGGTTGTAAATTCAATAAAATTTGTTTTAAATCGGGAAAAGAATTAATCCATTCAGAAGAAAGATTATATTTGAATCGATCGACTTCTAAAATTAACTTTTGAATTCCCAAAGGAACAAGATTATATAAATCCTGAAATTGAACTAAAAGTGAGGGAATAACTATCACAATAAAAAAAGCAATTATCCCTAATAAAGTTGCGATGGCTAATAAAACGGCATAACCCCTTTTCAAACCAAAACTAGCTAACTTTTTAACGAGAATATTTAAAATTAAAGCGAAAACAACTGCTGTAAAAACTAATAAAAGTATTTGCCTTATTTGCCAAATAATATAGACAAAAATTATTACTAAACTAAAACTAATCCATTTAGCAAAATCCATCATTAGTTTATCCTAAGAATTAATAGTATTTTTCTGTCTGATTAATAATATTATAAAAATAATAATTACAGGAGAAAATATTATAACAGGAGCGAGATAAGTTTCTGATTGAATTAAAAAATTATCTAAACCATGCTTAATTAAAATAGAAATTATAGTGGATAATAATAAAACCTTACCCAAAAAAATAATTTGATTAATCATAAATAAAAAAGAAGATAGATAAAATCATTATCACCTGAGTTCAGTGTATTTGTATTGCAGTAGCTTTTATTTCTTTAAACCACACTTTGCATTCTCCTTTGCGACTTTGCGAGAGATAAAAATGTGCTTTATTCATTGGAAAAGTGCTGTAGGAGTTAAAAGAAGAAAAACAAAGAAATGATGTGACTAAGAAAAGTTTGAGAATATCCCTAAACAAAACCACCAAGCCAGAATTATCTTAATAGATATTCCGAATTGGTGGCCTTGAACTAATAAAGACAATATAAGCAGTTTTCCTACTCAATTAATCTCATAACGGCTTAGAATTATGTTACTCTTGGCTATCTTCCGATGGTCGATTAGTGCCATTGCTATTATTGTAATCTTTTCTTTTAAACTTGGAGTTAAAACTGGTAGTTTTTTTTCTAAACTGTCGGGCGTAAGCCTTGTTACGTTCTGCTTTTTCTTTTTTAGGATTACTTTTAGCCATTCTGTCCTCGTAAATAAATAAATTACTTCTAATGTCAAAATTTGAGATAACTAGAAGCGGTAAAAAATGCTTTTTTCATGGAAGAACAAAATTTATATTGCACATTTCCCGAAGTAGCTTTTTTGTAGAGAGTTAAGATTATTACTTGATTATATTAATATTGATCACTAAATCTTTATTCCCATAAAAATTATAACACTTTAGTTCTTAAGATGGTAAAAAACGATCGAGAGCAGATTTTAACGCATCTATTTCTTGATCAATACTACCATCTTTAGCGGCACGAGTAATACATTCGCTTAAATGTTCATCCAGAATTAACCTAGCTACCCTATCTAAAGCCCCCCGAATGGCTGCAACTTGAATTAAAACTTCGGGACAATCTCTCCCCTCCGTTATCATATTCTTTATACCTCTAACATGACCTTCAATGCGAGATAAACGATTGATTATTTTTTTCTGGGATTCTTCACTATGAATGTGGCCATGATGAGAATGGGTGTGAGAATGGGGAAGATTATCAGGAAAACTTTGTGTCATGGAATTTTCGTATATTGATTATTTTAATTTTAGTGGATATTTTGTTAAGTTATTATTTATTTCGACTCGTCAAAAGTTTGTACATTACCACTAGGACTTAAGATTAATCTTACAGTTACTTCCTCTTGATCAGAAAAAGATGAGGTGATTTTTTCTCCTAATAATGGTATTCCTGTTCGATCAAGAAACACAATTGCTACTTGTCCTATTGGAGTAACCTTAGCTAAAGAGCCATTTTGACTGAATTTTAACCGATACTCAATACTTTGTTTCAAATTTTCGGGAGGTTGCCATTTATCCTGAAAATATTGTTTCACTTCATTAGAAACAAGTCCACCAGATTTTTTCTGATTTAGGGATGAGTCTAAACGGCTCACTTGTTGCTCAAAATTAGGGCTATTGCCAATAACATTAGGAGACACACTATTTAAAGTATTAATCCCTGCTTGAATAGTATTAGAGGAGTTATTCGGTAAAGAATTTGGTACTTTATTAGAATTATTTGGTTGTAAAGTAGGTAATGTGGAAAGACGAGAAGGGTATTGAGGTTTTGACGGTGGTGAGAGGGGTTTAGTCGGTTGAAAAGAAGGTGTAACCGTCGAAGGAGATGGTTGAAGGGTGATAATATTAGGGTTTGTTTGTTCTAATACTGGAGGCGGTAAATTAGAAATTGGTGGTGCAAGTGGTGGTGGTGCAATAATAATTTCTGCGGATTGATTGGGTTGAGGAGAAATATTATTTTCTTTTATGTTGTTACCGACAATATTAGTCTCTCCTTGAGGGGGTTGAGTAATAGTGGGAGGAGGAGGTAATAAAGGATTTCTATTTTTGAGATTTTCAGGTACTTCTGGTGCTACGATCGAGGGTATAGTCTTAGGGTCAATAGGAGTAGGAGGAATAACATCTTCTATGTTAGATTGAGGGGTTTCTGTACTCAATTGATCTGTATTAGTTTGATTATCTGCTATTTGTTGCTCATAACGCCACCAAATTCCCCCTCCTATCACAAAAGTTAAAGCGGTAATGGTAATACTTAATCCAATGTGACTTGAAATAGATTCGTTTTTTTCAGGAATCGGTTTTGTTGCATCATGATAGTAAGAAGAAAGAGCGTTAACAAAGTCAAATAATTGAGTATTAGTTAAAATTATCTCTAATATCTCCTCTTTTGGGAAAAAACATTGATAAAATAATCGATGACGATAGGTGGAGTCTCGACTGATAGAGATAAATTCTTCTTGATTATCTGAGGGCAATTCACAGGTTAAAGATTCTACCTCTAAACTGTTAATCTCTAAATATTTAGCAATATATTCATTAACTTTTTCTCTCAACTTTTCTAGCAAATTTCGATCGCCTAATATAACACTTTTTTCATTTTTAGGTAATCTTGGATCATCAAAATGGAGTTGAAAACTAAACTGTGGAGGAAAAGTTTTTGCACCCCAATTACCCCAAAAAGAATGAGGATGATAAATCTCTAAAGTACAAGTAGGGGGAGTATAACGCCGAAAAGAAGAAGTATTAATGACCATACTAAATGCAAATATGCCTTTTTTTGGCATGGACTAAACAAAAGCCTATTATTACATATCTTAACAATTAATAATGAATAACGGTACTTAGACAAAACAATAACAACAATTAAGCTATAATATTTACATTATATTGTTTTTAGGTCAAAATGAAAGAAATCACATCTTCATCAATGCCACCCTGTTTCGAGCGTTGGTGCCAAAAAATAGACCCTGTATTAAAAACAAAAGCACAAAAACGAGAGTTTAGAAATTATTTGGGCGGTTTATTAGGTGATTCTCAAAGAAAAAATCTCACTCAAATTGCCCATAATAATCTTGATATTACTTATCATAAGTTACATCATTTCCTAACAGAATCCACTTGGAATTATGATGAGGTAAATAATAAAAGACTAGAAATTATTGCCTCATGTCGTCAAACTAAAATAAGTCGCTCTTTCTCTTTAATTATCGATGATTCAGGTCATCGTAAAAGTGGCAATTTTACTGACTGTGTGGGACGACAATATATTGGTGAAATTGGCAAAACTGATAATGGTAATATCCGCAGTCACCACCCACATTTATGATGGGGTCAGAAGTTTTCCCTTAGACGTTGAATTATATGAAAAAGCGGAAAATTTCCCCTTGGGAAAAGATGACCCACAATTTCAAAAAAAACCCGATATTGCCTTTAATTTAATTGAAAAATGTTTAAACCGAAATTACCATCCTCAAATAATTTTAATGGATGGGGGTTATGGGAACAATACTAATTTATTAGAAAAATTAGAACAAAAAAATTTAAAATATATAGGAATTATTGCAAAAAATAGATTAGTACAAGTAGTAAAAGAAGATTTGAGAGAGTCTGAAAAAAGAATAGATGAAATAGCTAAATTATTACCTCAAGAGAGTTTTGAAGAAATAAAAACAGGTAAAAATAGAGAAAAAACTCTTTGGGTAGCAACCATAAAAATTAAATTATCAGCCTTATCAGGAATAAAAACCGTAGCTATCGTCATGAATGCTCCCAGTTTTGAAAAGTCCACAGATATTGATTATTTAATGACCAATGAAACAGGAGAAAAAGTCTGTGCAAATTGGATAGTAGAAACTTATACATCAAGAAATTGGATAGAAGTATTTTACCGTGAAATTAAGGGATGGTTAGGCTTATCAGAATACCAAGTGAGAAATAAAAGAAGTTTAATGAGACATTTTATATTGGTATTTTGCGCCGATACTTTTATTCAATGGCATCGTTTGACAGGGGGATTGAGAAGGCAATGGGGAAATAAACCCTTAAATACTTTTGCAGAGGCATTGGAAGCGTTTCGGACGGCAGTATCTTTTCGTTTCTTTCAATGGTTAAAAGATAATGTGGAAGTATTTAGCTTATATAAAGCAAGTTTAGGGTTTATTTGGGCATAATTTTTGTCTAAGTACCGTTAGCTTAATATTTGACATTTTAATTTGAGGTTGAATTATTTTATCATAGAAATAATCTTAATAGTCTAGGAGTAATTGTCATGTCTTTGAGTCAAAATGAAAATTCATTATTGGAATTGCTTAATCCCATTTTGGCAAATTTTGCTTTACAGGATAACTTCAACCTCGACATGACAGAAGTTTTTGGACATAATGAGCAAATCAACTCCCTACAAAACCAATGGCTTAATTCCACATGGACATTACCCACTATTAAGATTGTTGCTTCTTCCCTTATTAATAACAGTTATGGTGCTTATGCCAGTGAAAATGAGACTATTTATCTCTCACAAGAATTAATTAACAGTAATAATACTGATTTAATTGTCAGAGTTTTATTAGAAGAATATGGTCATTATCTTGATGATATTTTAAACACTACGGATACTCAAGGAGATGAAGGGGAATATTTTGCCTCCCTTGTACAAAATCAAATTTTATCATACACAGAGTTAGACAGAATCAAAACTGAAGATGATAGCTCGATCGTATTTTTAGAAGATAGTTTATTATCGATCGAACAAGTTGATGTTACTGTTCCAGAAGTTCTATTTATTAGAACTGTAAGTAATTTTACAGGCACGGAAGGGCAAATTTTGAACAATATGGCGATCGTATGGTCAAATGTTAATAATCAGGTAAACCCTTTTATTCGTATTACTATTACTACCGATGATTTTGCCTCTTTTACCGTAAAAAATTCCACTAATTCTAGTCAATCATTCACTGCTAATGTCGGTAATGCCATAGAAGTTCCACCTCTTGGATTAGTCACAGGATGGCTGATAGAATTAACTCCCATTGATGATTCCACTTATCGCCCAGATAAAACCGCAGAGTTTATCGTCAATGTAGTTTCTAGTTCTGGAGTTAGTAATTCTCCTCCTCAAGTTATCGGAACGATCGCAGAAAATGACTTTCCCGTTGATTTATCGGTAAGTAGTAATACGGGCAGTGAAGTTGGTACAACGGTTATTACTGTCACCGCTACCACACCAGAAGCCGTATTAGGTGATCAAACAGTTAATTTAAGTGTATCGGGAACAAATATTACTGGTAGCGATTATATTCTCAGTAATAATATTATTACCATCTTAAATGGT from Geminocystis sp. NIES-3709 encodes the following:
- a CDS encoding AI-2E family transporter; this translates as MMDFAKWISFSLVIIFVYIIWQIRQILLLVFTAVVFALILNILVKKLASFGLKRGYAVLLAIATLLGIIAFFIVIVIPSLLVQFQDLYNLVPLGIQKLILEVDRFKYNLSSEWINSFPDLKQILLNLQPLLNDLLKRGVIVISGVFGALLSGLLLLALTLMILVDPLPYKEGFVRLFPAFYRSRINKILMLTKIELEEWLADTFIKIFCVFILTFLTLLILHIPLVSAQAFLAAFLAFIPYLGSVTSVISPMAIAFLYSDWKSWIILIIYIGIYHLIDKVIIPKFRKNRVVLIPANVIIGQVIFASFFGLLGLFLAFPLIIITQILIKEILIKDIFDHWQISK
- a CDS encoding metal-sensing transcriptional repressor, translating into MTQSFPDNLPHSHTHSHHGHIHSEESQKKIINRLSRIEGHVRGIKNMITEGRDCPEVLIQVAAIRGALDRVARLILDEHLSECITRAAKDGSIDQEIDALKSALDRFLPS
- a CDS encoding DUF4335 domain-containing protein, encoding MPKKGIFAFSMVINTSSFRRYTPPTCTLEIYHPHSFWGNWGAKTFPPQFSFQLHFDDPRLPKNEKSVILGDRNLLEKLREKVNEYIAKYLEINSLEVESLTCELPSDNQEEFISISRDSTYRHRLFYQCFFPKEEILEIILTNTQLFDFVNALSSYYHDATKPIPEKNESISSHIGLSITITALTFVIGGGIWWRYEQQIADNQTNTDQLSTETPQSNIEDVIPPTPIDPKTIPSIVAPEVPENLKNRNPLLPPPPTITQPPQGETNIVGNNIKENNISPQPNQSAEIIIAPPPLAPPISNLPPPVLEQTNPNIITLQPSPSTVTPSFQPTKPLSPPSKPQYPSRLSTLPTLQPNNSNKVPNSLPNNSSNTIQAGINTLNSVSPNVIGNSPNFEQQVSRLDSSLNQKKSGGLVSNEVKQYFQDKWQPPENLKQSIEYRLKFSQNGSLAKVTPIGQVAIVFLDRTGIPLLGEKITSSFSDQEEVTVRLILSPSGNVQTFDESK